The following proteins are co-located in the Macaca thibetana thibetana isolate TM-01 chromosome 6, ASM2454274v1, whole genome shotgun sequence genome:
- the LOC126956988 gene encoding LOW QUALITY PROTEIN: guanine nucleotide-binding protein-like 3-like protein (The sequence of the model RefSeq protein was modified relative to this genomic sequence to represent the inferred CDS: deleted 1 base in 1 codon; substituted 1 base at 1 genomic stop codon), giving the protein MKLRNKNEKPGKGSKGCKKPAKQNGKKATSKVPSAPQFVHSNDHATQEAELKKRVEEMREKQAAQEQERQKRRSIKSYCEDILTRQEEFECKEEVVQELNMFPQLDDEATRKAYYKEFRKVVEYSDVILEVLDARDPLGCCCFQMEEAVLWAEGNKKLVLVLNKIDLDPKEVVKWLDYLRNELPTVAFKARTQHVSFGAENLMRVLGNYCHLGEVCTHINMGVVGLPNVGKSSLINSLKHSHACRVGAVPGVTKFMQEVYLDKFIWLLDALAIVPGPSSEVGTILHSCIHVQRLADAVTPVETILQSCNLEISNYYLLSGYQTTEHFLMAVAHHLGKRDLCSQEQAAKAVLADWVSGKISFYNHHHPLTLPAYLSTEIIKEMTKVFHIENTEQVNEDTMECLATGESDEVLGDLDPLKMEIKSLHYPMIKIADAIENKATMYKIGDLTGYCTNPNRHQKGWAKLNVDHHPKNNSKVDVCPVDCCPVLRRIMGMDSLXQGRALASSLKNKNMQKCADKIVRELSDSMMSAVNLSGNVDGGVDD; this is encoded by the exons ATGAAacttagaaacaaaaatgaaaagccagGTAAAGGTTCCAAGGGCTGTAAGAAGCCTGCAAAACAAAATGGGAAGAAAGCAACCTCCAAAGTGCCCTCTGCTCCTCAATTTGTTCATTCCAATGATCatgccactcaagaggctgaattAAAGAAGAGAGTTGAGGAGATGAGGGAGAAGCAAGCTGCCCAGGAGCAAGAAAGACAAAAACGCAGGTCTATCAAGAGCTACTGTGAGGATATCCTAACACGCCAGGAGGAGTTTGAGTGTAAGGAGGAAGTTGTGCAGGAATTAAATATGTTTCCTCAGCTGGATGATGAGGCCACGAGGAAGGCTTATTACAAGGAGTTCCGTAAGGTGGTAGAATACTCTGATGTGATTCTGGAAGTCCTGGATGCCAGAGACCCATTAGGCTGCTGCTGCTTCCAAATGGAGGAGGCTGTTCTATGGGCAGAAGGCAACAAGAAGCTGGTCCTGGTCTTGAACAAGATTGACCTGGACCCCAAGGAGGTTGTGAAGTGGCTGGATTACCTTCGGAATGAGTTGCCAACTGTGGCTTTCAAGGCCAGGACCCAGCATGTCAGCTTTGGAGCTGAAAACCTCATGAGGGTTCTGGGGAACTATTGCCACCTTGGTGAAGTGTGCACCCACATCAATATGGGTGTTGTGGGCCTTCCCAATGTTGGGAAGAGCAGCCTGATTAATAGCCTGAAGCACAGCCATGCATGCCGCGTGGGAGCCGTTCCTGGGGTCACAAAATTCATGCAGGAGGTCTACCTGGACAAGTTCATCTGGCTGCTGGATGCTCTAGCCATTGTCCCAGGGCCCAGCTCCGAGGTGGGCACCATTCTGCATAGTTGCATCCACGTGCAGAGGCTGGCAGACGCGGTAACCCCAGTGGAGACCATCTTGCAGAGCTGCAACCTGGAGATTTCCAACTATTACCTCCTTTCTGGGTACCAGACCACTGAGCACTTTCTGATGGCAGTGGCCCATCATTTGGGGAAGAGAGACTTATGCAGTCAGGAGCAGGCAGCCAAAGCTGTCCTAGCTGACTGGGTGAGCGGGAAGATCAGCTTCtataaccaccaccacccactCACACTGCCTGCCTATCTCAGCACTGAGATCATTAAGGAAATGACCAAGGTCTTTCACATCGAGAATACCGAGCAGGTCAATGAAGACACCATGGAATGCTTGGCCACTGGAGAATCTGATGAGGTGTTGGGTGACTTGGACCCACTCAAAATGGAGATCAAGTCGCTCCATTATCCGATGATAAAAATAGCAGATGCCATTGAAAATAAAGCCACCATGTATAAGATCGGAGATCTCACTGGGTATTGCACCAATCCAAATCGTCATCAGAAGGGGTGG GCTAAACTCAATGTGGATCACCACCCTAAAAACAACAGTAAAGTGGATGTGTGCCCAGTGGACTGCTGCCCAGTACTGCGGAGGATCATGGGGATGGACTCCCTATAACAGGGCCGGGCTCTGGCATCCTCCCTAAAGAATAAGAATATGCAGAAATGTGCAGATAAAATCGTCAGGGAGCTGTCTGATTCCATGATGTCTGCCGTCAACCTTTCTGGCAATGTTGATGGCGGTGTTGATGACTAA